In Microcebus murinus isolate Inina chromosome 20, M.murinus_Inina_mat1.0, whole genome shotgun sequence, the following are encoded in one genomic region:
- the KATNB1 gene encoding katanin p80 WD40 repeat-containing subunit B1, whose amino-acid sequence MATPVVTKTAWKLQEIVAHASNVSSLVLGKASGRLLATGGDDCRVNLWSINKPNCIMSLTGHTSPVESVRLNTPEELIVAGSQSGSIRVWDLEAAKILRTLMGHKANICSLDFHPYGEFVASGSQDTNIKLWDIRRKGCVFRYRGHSQAVRCLRFSPDGKWLASAADDHTVKLWDLTAGKMMSEFPGHTGPVNVVEFHPNEYLLASGSSDRTIRFWDLEKFQVVSCIEGEPGPVRSVLFNPDGCCLYSGCQDSLRVYGWEPERCFDVVLVNWGKVADLAICNDQLIGVAFSQSNVSSYVVDLTRVTRTGTVAQDPVQDSRPLAQLPPNPSAPLRRIYERPSTTCSKPQRVKQNSESERRSPSSEDDRDERESRAEIQNAEDYNEIFQPKNSISRTPPRRSEPFPAPPEDDAATAKEAAKPSPAMDVQLPMPNLDVPPGPPVITSTPAPKAEPAIIPATRNEPIGLKASDFLPAVKIPQQAELVDEDAMSQIRKGHDTMCVVLTSRHKNLDTVRAVWTTGDIKTSVDSAVAINDLSVVVDLLNIVNQKASLWKLDLCTTVLPQIEKLLQSKYESYVQTGCTSLKLILQRFLPLITDILAAPPSVGVDISREERLHKCRLCYKQLKSISVLVKSKSCLSGRHGSAFRELHLLMATLD is encoded by the exons ATGGCCACTCCTGTGGTCACCAAGACGGCCTGGAAGTTGC AGGAGATCGTCGCGCACGCCAGCAATGTGTCCTCGCTGGTGCTGGGCAAAGCCTCCGGGCGGCTGCTGGCCACAGGCGGGGATGACTGCCGTGTCAACCTGTGGTCCATCAACAAGCCCAACTGCATCATG AGCCTGACGGGCCACACGTCCCCAGTGGAGAGTGTCCGCCTCAATACCCCCGAGGAGCTCATCGTGGCCGGCTCCCAGTCGGGCTCCATCCGCGTCTGGGACCTGGAAGCTGCCAAAA TTCTTCGCACACTCATGGGACACAAAGCCAACATCTGCAGCCTGGATTTCCACCCATATGGCGAGTTTGTGGCCTCTGGTTCCCAGGACACGAACATCAAG ctctgggacaTCAGGAGGAAAGGCTGTGTCTTCCGCTATAGA GGCCACAGCCAGGCCGTGCGCTGCCTCCGGTTCAGCCCCGATGGGAAGTGGTTGGCATCGGCTGCAGACGACCACACGGTGAAG CTCTGGGATCTCACTGCCGGCAAGATGATGTCCGAGTTCCCTGGTCACACGGGGCCTGTGAACGTGGTGGAATTTCACCCCAACGAGTACCTCCTGGCTTCTGGCAGCTCTGACAG GACGATCCGTTTCTGGGACCTGGAGAAATTCCAGGTGGTGAGCTGCATCGAAGGGGAGCCGGGGCCTGTCAG GAGCGTCCTCTTCAACCCTGATGGCTGCTGCCTGTACAGCGGCTGCCAGGACTCCCTGCGCGTCTACGGCTGGGAGCCCGAGCGCTGCTTCGATGTGGTCCTCGTCAACTGGGGCAAGGTGGCCGACCTGGCCATCTGCAATGACCAGCTG ATAGGCGTGGCCTTCTCCCAGAGCAACGTCTCCTCTTACGTGGTGGATCTGACGCGGGTCACCAGGACAGGCACGGTGGCCCAGGACCCCGTGCAGGACAGCCGGCCCCTGGCACAGCTGCCGCCCAACCCCAGCGCCCCGCTCCGGCGCATCTACGAGCGGCCCAGCACGACCTGCAGCAAGCCTCAGAG GGTGAAGCAGAACTCGGAGAGCGAGCGCCGCAGCCCCAGCAGCGAGGACGACCGCGACGAGCGGGAGTCGCGGGCGGAGATCCAGAACGCCGAGGACTACAACGAGATCTTCCAGCCCAAGAACAGCATCA GCCGGACACCGCCCCGGAGGAGTGAGCCCTTCCCAGCACCCCCTGAGGACG ACGCGGCCACAGCCAAGGAGGCCGCGAAGCCCAGCCCGGCCATGGACGTGCAGCTCCCGATGCCAAAC CTCGATGTCCCACCCGGGCCTCCAGTCATCACCTCCACACCGGCACCCAAGGCCGAGCCAGCCATCATCCCCGCCACGCGGAACGAGCCCATCGGGCTCAAGGCCTCCGACTTCCTGCCC GCCGTGAAGATCCCCCAGCAGGCGGAGCTGGTGGACGAGGACGCCATGTCACAGATCCGCAAAGGCCACGACACCATGTGTGTGGTGCTCACCAGCCGTCACAAGAACCTGGACACGGTTCGGGCTGTGTGGACGACGGGTGACATCAAG ACATCAGTGGACTCCGCCGTGGCCATCAACGACCTGTCGGTGGTGGTGGACCTGCTGAACATCGTCAACCAGAAAGC CTCGCTGTGGAAGCTGGACCTGTGCACCACGGTGCTGCCGCAGATCGAGAAGCTTCTGCAGAGCAAGTACGAGAG CTACGTCCAGACGGGCTGCACCTCCCTGAAGCTGATCCTGCAGCGGTTCCTGCCCCTGATCACCGACATCCTGGCGGCGCCGCCCTCTGTGGGCGTGGACATCAGCCGGGAGGAGAG GCTGCACAAGTGCCGGCTCTGCTACAAGCAGCTCAAGAGCATCAGCGTCCTGGTCAAGAGCAAGTCGTGCCTGAGCGGCCGCCACGGCAGTGCCTTCCGAGAGCTGCACCTGCTCATGGCCACTTTGGACTGA